In the Desulfuromonas sp. DDH964 genome, TGCAGGGGGTTCTGCCGGTGGCCGAGCTGAAACTTCTGCCCGGCCTTGGCCATACGCCGATGCGGGAAAATCCGGCCGCCTTTTCCCGGGCGCTGCATGACGCCCTTACCGTGGCACCGCAACCGCCACCGCGCCCCCAACCGCCGGCCAGCGAGCGGATCGGGCGCTGCCAGGATCAGAGTGGGGTCACCTTCAGCGGCAACTACCAGCGGTTGGAAATCAACAACTGCCGTGAGGTGACCATCGAGGACGCCTACATCGGTGAGGCGGTCATCGACCGCTCCCTGGTCAGCATGCGCAACAGCGTCATCGCCGGCGCGGAGGTCGGTCTCTTCATCCGCGCCTCGACCCTGATCGCCACGGCGGTGGAGATCTCCGGGGCGACCGCCCTGGTGACCGACCAGAGCCGCCTCGATCTCGCCGGGGCAAGGCTGACCGGCCGGGAGGCGGCGATTCGCTGCCAGCGGGAGAAGTCGACTCTGGTCTTCTCGGTGTCGGAATTGAGCAGCAAGGGGCGGCGCCGGCCGTTGCACGAGGTGGTGGTGCTGGCGCCGGGGGAAACGCTCTAGCCAGGGGAGGCGGAGCGGGGTCAGCGCCGCAGGGTGGCGTCGAGGCGATCGAGTTCGGCCGTCCAGAGGAGGCGCAGGGTGAGGTAGGTATGGCCGCCGGGTACCACCAGCACCCGCTCGGCGGGAAGGAGCCGCGCCAGCGCCTCTTGCTGGGAAAAGAAGAAGTCGGAGCTGCCGTAGCCGAGGTAGATCGGCGGGACCGGATCGGGGCGCGCGGCGTACTCCTTGAGCCAGGCCCAGAGAAAACGTTCCCAGTCTTCCTTCACGTCGACCGCGCCCGGCTGCCAGTTCGCGATACCACCGGCGGCGGCAATCTCCTCCGGCACCGCTCCCCAGCCGAGGAAGGGGCCGAGCAGGATCACCCCGGCGATCTCCCCGGGATGCGCGGTCAGGTACATCAGGGCGCCGAGCCCGCCCATGGAGGTTCCGACCAGCCAGATCTCCCGGTAGCCCCTGGCCCGCGCCGGAGCGATGATGTCCGCTTCGAGACGCTGCCCGAGGCTCTCCTCCCGGTAGTAGCCGAAGTGGGCGGCCGGGGCGACGACGTCGAAGGGGTAGCCGCGGACGAAGAGCTCCCGGATCAGCCCTTCCCGGTCGAAGATTTCCTCGTCACCACCGATGCCGCGCAGCATGATCATCAGCTTCTCCGCCCCCTGCGGCGCGGGGTTGAAGTAGACCCGGGTCGGGATCGGCGCCACCGGGGTCTGGCAACCGGCCGGCAGCAGCAGCGCGCACAGCAGCGCCAGTTGTGACAGCCGCCGGCAACAGCGGGGGAAAGGGAAGGCTTGGGGCATCGGGAGACTCGTCGGTAGCAGGAGGTGTCAGCAGAATCTACCTGCGACCGGGGTGCGCGTCAAGTTTCGCGCGGCATCCTCCCCTTTTGTCGCCGGGAAGTTGGCAAGCGGGCTCTTTCCATTTACCCTTGAGGGACAAGCTTCAATCTCCGCCGCCGAATTTGGCAGAAGGTAACCACCATGAAGAGTTTCCTGATCCTGTCGCTGGTTCTCCTGGTCGCCGCGGCGATCTTCCTCCTCTGGCCAGCCGGGCAGCCCGAAGCGCCGCTGCCGCCATCCCCGCCTGAACGAATTGCCGTTCCCGCGCATGACGCCACGAGCGGCGCCGAGCATCCCCTGGTCGCCCAGGCGCCGCCGGCCACACCGGATTTCGGTCTTGACCAGCCCCTCCCCTCCCTGGCGGAAAGTGACGGGCGGCTGCAGCAGCTGCTCGGGCGGCTCTTCCCCGGCGAGCCGCTGGAGCGGTTTTTCATCCTCGACCACTTCATCCAGCGCCTCGTCCTGCTGATCGACAACCTGCCGCGGGCCGAGCTGCCGGCCAGCCGCCTGCCGACCCGGCCGGTGGCGGGAACCTTCCTCACCTCCGGCGACGAAGAGGCGCCGGTCATCGCCGCCGCCAATGCCCACCGCTACGCCCCCTGGATCGCTCTCGCCGAAGCCGCCGCGCCGCGGCAGGTGGTGACGGTCTACGTCCACCTCTACCCACTCTTCCAGCAGGCCTACGAGGAACTCGGCTACCCGGGCGGCTATTTCAATGACCGCCTCATCGCGGTCATCGATCATTTGCTCGCCACCCCCGAAGTGAGCGCTCCCGTGCACCTGGTGCGGCCCAAGGTCTTCTACCTCTTCGCCGACCCCGAGCTCGAAGCGCGCTCCGCCGGCCAGAAGCTACTGCTGCGCATCGGCCCGGATCATGCGGCCCGGGTCAAGGCACTGCTGCGCAGCTACCGCCAGGAGCTTCGCGCCGTCAGCCGGGAGGGCGTAGCGGCGAGCGACCGGCAGCGCCCCTGAACACCCGGCCGGGGCAAACGCAGATTTTTGTTGCCGTGATCGCCCCGAAACCAATATCGTGGTTGCGTGACCGCCCGCGCCACGAAGAAAACGCCCACCCTTAAAACCGGCAAACAAGGAGGCCCGATGCAGCGCCACCCCCTCTATCGCACCCTGGTCCCGGCAATCCTGTTCCTCTGCGCCCTGCTCTTCACCGGCTGCAGCGAACAGCAGCCGACCGCCGCGCCGCAGGCTGCTGCCCCGGCGAAAAAGGTCATTACCTGGAAGCTGGCGATGACCTGGCCGACCAACGCGCCGATCTTCAGCGATGCCGTCCATCACTTCGCAGCGAGCGTCGCCACCATGTCCGACGGCGAGCTGGTGATCCAGATCGACTCGGCCAACAAGACCAAGTCCCCCTTCGGAGTCCTCGACATGGTCAACGCCGGGCAGTACCAGATGGGGCACACCGCCTCCTACTACTGGAAGGGGACCGAACCGAGCACCATGTTCTTCACCACCATGCCCTTCGGCATGACCGCCCCCGAGCAGTACGCCTGGTTCTACTACGGCGGCGGCATGGAGCTGATGCAGAAGGTCTATGAAAAGCACGGCGTCTACTCCTACCCCGGCGGCAACACCGGGGTGCAGATGGGAGGCTGGTTCCGCAAGGAGATCAAGAGCCTGGCCGACCTCAAGGGGCTGAAGATGCGCGTCCCCGGCTTTGCCGGCGAGGTCCTCGCCCAGCTCGGCGTCGTCGTCACCAATATCGCCCCGGGGGAACTTTACACCTCGCTGGAGCGGGGCAACATCGACGCCCTGGAGTGGGTCGGCCCGGCCCTCGATCTGAAGATGGGGTTCCAGAAGATCGCCCCCTACTACTACACCGGCTGGCACGAACCGGCCTCCGAGCTGCAGTTCATGATCAACCGCAAGGCCTTCGACGCGCTGCCGAAGCACCTGCAGGAGATCGTCGTCACCGCGATGAAGGCCGAGACTCTCGATGCCTATGCCCACATGTTCAACGACAACGCCGTCGGCCTGGCGTCGCTGAAGACCGAGTTCCCGGAGGTCAAGGTAAAAACCTTCCCGCCGGCGATTCTCGACGCCCTCAAGGCCGCCAACACCCGCCTGCTCGATGAGTACGCCGCCAAGGATCCGCTCTTCAAGGAGGTCCTCGACTCCCAGCGCGCCTACCTCGCCAAGGCCCGGGCCTGGTCGATCGTCTCGGACTACGCCTATATGAAGGACAACCAGTAGCCGCAGCATTTCGCTTGCATTCAATTTCTGGAAGGAGGCAGCAGATGTCGGAAGAACCGATCAGGATTGGCGAGAAAGTCCAGAGCCTGCGCGCCAGGAAGAAGCTATCGCAGCAGGAGCTGGCAGAAAAAACCGGACTGGACGGCGCGACGATCGCCGCCATCGAGGCGGGGACGGTCGATCCCCCCCTCGGCAACATCGTCAGCCTCGCCGACGCCTTCCAGGTCACGGTCGGCGAGCTCCTCGGCGACGACGCCGACTCCGCCTTCTGCATCGTTCGCGGCGGCAACCGCAAGACCGTCTCCCGTTTCGGCTCCGCCGACGGCAAGGGGGGCGGCTACCGCTACGAGTCCCTCGGCCACCGCATGCAGAACCGGCACATGGAGCCGTTCCTGGTGACCCTGACGCCGGGCGGCGCCCGCAGCGTCGCGGCCAACCAGCACATCGGCGAAGAGATCCTCTTCGTGCTGGAGGGGGAGGTCGAGGTGCGCCTCGCCGAGCATGCCGACCTCCTCTATCCGGGGGATTCGATCTATTACGATTCGAGCCTGCCCCATGTCGTCTCCTGCCATGGGGACGAGCCGGCGACGCTGCTGGCGGTGATTTACGCCAAGAAGGAGATGATCATCCTCTAGATCGTTTCAGCGCCAGGGACAGGACAAACGCGCGCGACGAAAGCGGGCATCCGGCTATTACCGGATGCCCGCTCTTCTTTTGTTGGCGAATTTCCCGGGCCGTCCCCGGCGCCGCGGTTACCGCTCCGGCAGCGCCGCCCGCGCCGAATTGCGCAGTAGCAGGTAGCCGAGCACTCCGGCGATGAGCGATCCGGCGAGGATGCCGATGCGGTGGGTCAGCAGGTAGTTGACCTCGCCGCCGGTGTGTTCGAAGGAGAGCCCGCCGATGAAGAGGCTCATGGTGAAACCAATACCGCACAGCGCCGCCACGCCGAAGAGCTGGCGAAAGCTCGACCCCTCCGGCAGTGGTGCCCAGCCAAGGCGGATCGCCCCCCAGGCGGCGCCGAAAACCCCGAGTAGTTTTCCCAGCACCAGGCCGAGGAGAATGCCGAGGGGGACCGGCTCGAAGAGGTCGCCCCAGCCGAGGCCATGCAGGGGCACGCCGGCATTGGCGAAAGCGAAGAGGGGGAGGATGGCGAAGTTGACCCAGCCGTGGAGATCTTCTTCCAGCGCCATCCCCGGCGTAATCTCCCGGTTGTCGCGGCTGCGCAGCGGGATGGCGAAGGCAAGGGCGACCCCGGCCAGGGTCGCGTGGACCCCCGATTTGAGGACGAAGATCCAGAGGAGCGCACCGACGAAGAGGTAGGGAGCGAGATGGAGGACACCGAAGCGGTTCTGCAGAAAGAGGACCACCAGGCAGGCGGCGGCAAGGAGGAGCATGCCGTGGGAGAGATCGCCCGAGTAGAAGAGGGCGATGATGACGATGGCCCCGAGGTCGTCCATGATCGCCAGGGCGAGCAGGAAGATCTTCAGCGACGGCGGCACGCGACTACCGAGCAGGGCGAGGACGCCGAGGGCGAAGGCAATGTCGGTGGCGGCGGGGATGGCCCAGCCGTTCATGGCGACGGGGTCGCCCCAATTGACGAGCACGTAGCAAAGGGCGGGGAAGATCATGCCGCCGAGGGCGGCGACCCCCGGCAGGATGATCCGCGCCGGGCTCGAGAGCTGCCCCTCGAAAATCTCCCGCTTCACCTCGAGACCGATGAGGAGGAAGAAGACCGCCATCAGGCCGTCGTTGATCCAGAGCAGGAACGGCTTGGCGATGTGGATATGGCGACCGAGGCGCACCTCGAGGGGGGTGTCGAGAAAGTGATTATAGAGCCCCTCGAGGCCGCTGTTGGCACATATCATCGCCAGCGCGGTGGCCATCATCAGCAGGATGCCGACCGCCGAGGGCTGGTGCAGAAAATCCTTGATCCGTTGCAAAAAGGCTCCTTTCGTTGTCCCGAGTCGCCTGCGAAGGCGGCCGCTGACTGCGGCTCAGTCGCCGATCAGTTCGAGGTTACGCGAACGCCAGTCGAGGACCGCCGTCCGTTTGAACATTTTACCGGCCAGGGCCGGGAATTCTTCCTTAAGAACCCCGGCGGCAAAGCGCGAGAGAAACCCGGCCTTCAGTTCCGCCCGCGCCCGGTCGACGCCGATTTCGTCGTAGGGGACCGAGGCGAGGAGGAGAAAACCGTCGCCGGGGATGCGGCCGGCCTGCATGTTGCTCTCGATGATGCCGGCCGCCTTGCGCAGCGGGTCGGCGAGGTCGGGGCTGTAGGGGCCGATGATCAGCGCCAGGTTGGGGGTATGGAGAAAGTCGAACCCGCGCCCGAGGCAGATCATCCACTCGCGGTGCTCGACATCGAGGCTGCGCTCCTGGCGCCTGGCCTGGGCACGTACTTCGGCGATGTGTTCGAGGTTGCCGTGCAACAGTGGCAGCAGGTCGGCGCGCATCTGCACCGGCATGTCGGGGAGGAGCCCGGCGAGGCGCGGCTCCAGGGTCGCGGCATCCCTGGCGGAGAGGCCGGCGAGGTCGAGGAGCGCGCCGTCGGCGCCGTGGATCATCAGCGCCTCCTCGTCGGTTTCGAAGCCGCAGACCAGCGGGTAGACGGTGCCGTGCCCCTGGCCGAAGATGTGCTCGACCTGGCGGCGGATTTCCCGGGTATGCTCGATCGCCAGATTGGTGTCGTAGTGGAAGCCGGCGCAGCCGCGCTTGGCATCCCCTTTCGACCAGTGGTAGGTGATCAAAAAGAGGACGCGGCGGCCGGCGCTGGTCATGCGCAGCACGTGGTGGGCGAGGACCTCGCCGAGGTGCGGCCAGCCGAGATCGAACATGCCGCCGAGGTTGCGGATCGGCATCAGGATGCCAGCCGGGGTGTTGGTGGCGACGGGGATGTTGATGCGCCCGTCCATGCACTTGAGGACGGCGATCGCCGTCGGGTGTTCGGCAAGGTAGCGCTCCCGCGCCAGCCACGCCTCGGGACTGCGAAAGGTGCGTCCGTGACGGTCGGCGAGGTCGAAGAGCCACTCGATCCGCTCGGCGATCGGCCTGGTGTGAATTTCCCGCATGACGGCACCTCTCGATTGGGGGTGGGACGGGGGAATCCTTCAACATCAACGCACGGTTACAGTAGCGGGGGGAGCCG is a window encoding:
- a CDS encoding DUF3014 domain-containing protein, giving the protein MKSFLILSLVLLVAAAIFLLWPAGQPEAPLPPSPPERIAVPAHDATSGAEHPLVAQAPPATPDFGLDQPLPSLAESDGRLQQLLGRLFPGEPLERFFILDHFIQRLVLLIDNLPRAELPASRLPTRPVAGTFLTSGDEEAPVIAAANAHRYAPWIALAEAAAPRQVVTVYVHLYPLFQQAYEELGYPGGYFNDRLIAVIDHLLATPEVSAPVHLVRPKVFYLFADPELEARSAGQKLLLRIGPDHAARVKALLRSYRQELRAVSREGVAASDRQRP
- the nhaA gene encoding Na+/H+ antiporter NhaA, translated to MQRIKDFLHQPSAVGILLMMATALAMICANSGLEGLYNHFLDTPLEVRLGRHIHIAKPFLLWINDGLMAVFFLLIGLEVKREIFEGQLSSPARIILPGVAALGGMIFPALCYVLVNWGDPVAMNGWAIPAATDIAFALGVLALLGSRVPPSLKIFLLALAIMDDLGAIVIIALFYSGDLSHGMLLLAAACLVVLFLQNRFGVLHLAPYLFVGALLWIFVLKSGVHATLAGVALAFAIPLRSRDNREITPGMALEEDLHGWVNFAILPLFAFANAGVPLHGLGWGDLFEPVPLGILLGLVLGKLLGVFGAAWGAIRLGWAPLPEGSSFRQLFGVAALCGIGFTMSLFIGGLSFEHTGGEVNYLLTHRIGILAGSLIAGVLGYLLLRNSARAALPER
- a CDS encoding TRAP transporter substrate-binding protein; protein product: MQRHPLYRTLVPAILFLCALLFTGCSEQQPTAAPQAAAPAKKVITWKLAMTWPTNAPIFSDAVHHFAASVATMSDGELVIQIDSANKTKSPFGVLDMVNAGQYQMGHTASYYWKGTEPSTMFFTTMPFGMTAPEQYAWFYYGGGMELMQKVYEKHGVYSYPGGNTGVQMGGWFRKEIKSLADLKGLKMRVPGFAGEVLAQLGVVVTNIAPGELYTSLERGNIDALEWVGPALDLKMGFQKIAPYYYTGWHEPASELQFMINRKAFDALPKHLQEIVVTAMKAETLDAYAHMFNDNAVGLASLKTEFPEVKVKTFPPAILDALKAANTRLLDEYAAKDPLFKEVLDSQRAYLAKARAWSIVSDYAYMKDNQ
- a CDS encoding carboxysome shell carbonic anhydrase domain-containg protein, whose amino-acid sequence is MREIHTRPIAERIEWLFDLADRHGRTFRSPEAWLARERYLAEHPTAIAVLKCMDGRINIPVATNTPAGILMPIRNLGGMFDLGWPHLGEVLAHHVLRMTSAGRRVLFLITYHWSKGDAKRGCAGFHYDTNLAIEHTREIRRQVEHIFGQGHGTVYPLVCGFETDEEALMIHGADGALLDLAGLSARDAATLEPRLAGLLPDMPVQMRADLLPLLHGNLEHIAEVRAQARRQERSLDVEHREWMICLGRGFDFLHTPNLALIIGPYSPDLADPLRKAAGIIESNMQAGRIPGDGFLLLASVPYDEIGVDRARAELKAGFLSRFAAGVLKEEFPALAGKMFKRTAVLDWRSRNLELIGD
- a CDS encoding helix-turn-helix domain-containing protein; the encoded protein is MSEEPIRIGEKVQSLRARKKLSQQELAEKTGLDGATIAAIEAGTVDPPLGNIVSLADAFQVTVGELLGDDADSAFCIVRGGNRKTVSRFGSADGKGGGYRYESLGHRMQNRHMEPFLVTLTPGGARSVAANQHIGEEILFVLEGEVEVRLAEHADLLYPGDSIYYDSSLPHVVSCHGDEPATLLAVIYAKKEMIIL
- a CDS encoding alpha/beta fold hydrolase; translation: MPQAFPFPRCCRRLSQLALLCALLLPAGCQTPVAPIPTRVYFNPAPQGAEKLMIMLRGIGGDEEIFDREGLIRELFVRGYPFDVVAPAAHFGYYREESLGQRLEADIIAPARARGYREIWLVGTSMGGLGALMYLTAHPGEIAGVILLGPFLGWGAVPEEIAAAGGIANWQPGAVDVKEDWERFLWAWLKEYAARPDPVPPIYLGYGSSDFFFSQQEALARLLPAERVLVVPGGHTYLTLRLLWTAELDRLDATLRR